From the genome of Methylomonas sp. UP202, one region includes:
- a CDS encoding PilZ domain-containing protein, with protein MSANTGNQNKINRRTALRIYESVNLFYRKIPGGQPQNPPDFDDLLDTDPNPTYGLASLPVSESVENDTLQANLSTGGIAFTADDALLAGDRLMLRILLLSSLTTINVCGEVAYCKPSNPYEDDRYPFTVGARFINLSDADSELLRQHIERHNRRRIAVNLIGAAGLLTALTAPDLVWGLLVGLFHHLLEVVLHVAHLLFEYLEMGLDHVIEHAFHTNTHETQVIVFYILVSFAVLALYLLGRNIPAWYRSASRAMLLYVSRKKSSLLYFWGQQSPVDKCKIVGVGSAALIAYWYLAV; from the coding sequence ATGAGCGCAAACACCGGCAACCAGAACAAGATCAACCGCAGGACCGCGTTGCGCATCTACGAATCGGTCAACTTGTTTTACCGAAAAATACCCGGCGGCCAACCGCAAAACCCGCCCGACTTCGACGATCTGCTCGATACCGACCCGAACCCGACCTATGGCTTGGCAAGCTTGCCGGTTTCGGAAAGCGTCGAAAACGATACCTTGCAAGCCAACCTCAGCACCGGCGGGATCGCCTTCACCGCGGACGACGCGCTACTGGCCGGCGACCGTTTAATGCTGAGAATCTTGCTGCTGTCCAGCCTAACGACGATCAACGTCTGCGGCGAAGTGGCCTATTGCAAGCCCAGCAACCCTTACGAAGACGACCGCTATCCGTTCACGGTCGGGGCCCGCTTCATCAACCTGAGCGACGCCGACAGCGAATTGCTGCGGCAGCACATAGAACGCCACAATCGGCGGCGCATCGCGGTCAATCTGATCGGCGCGGCAGGCTTGCTGACCGCGTTGACGGCGCCCGATCTGGTTTGGGGCTTGCTGGTCGGCTTGTTCCATCATCTGCTCGAAGTGGTATTGCACGTCGCCCATCTGCTGTTCGAATACCTGGAAATGGGTCTGGATCACGTCATAGAACACGCTTTTCACACCAACACCCACGAAACCCAGGTCATCGTCTTTTATATTCTGGTTAGCTTCGCGGTATTGGCGCTGTATTTGCTCGGCCGAAACATCCCGGCTTGGTACCGAAGCGCATCTAGGGCCATGCTACTGTATGTTTCGCGCAAAAAGTCCAGCCTCCTGTATTTTTGGGGACAGCAAAGCCCGGTGGATAAGTGCAAAATCGTCGGCGTCGGTAGCGCCGCGCTGATCGCCTATTGGTACTTGGCGGTTTGA